In Aegilops tauschii subsp. strangulata cultivar AL8/78 chromosome 3, Aet v6.0, whole genome shotgun sequence, one genomic interval encodes:
- the LOC109756130 gene encoding protein ROOT HAIR DEFECTIVE 3 — protein MEDPCLSTQLIDGDGVFNVSGLESFMKEVKLAECGLSYAVVSIMGPQSSGKSTLLNHLFRTNFREMDAFRGRSQTTKGIWMAKAQNIEPCTLVMDLEGTDGRERGEDDTAFEKQSALFALAVSDIVLINMWCHDIGREQAANKPLLKTVFQVMMRLFSPRKTTMLFVIRDKSKTPLENLEPILREDIQKIWDGVPKPHAHKDTPLSEFFNVQVVALNSYEEKEELFREQVSNLRDRFQQSIAPGGLAGDRRGVVPASGFSFSSQQFWKVIKENKDLDLPAHKVMVATVRCEEIGYEKVATFTADEEWQQFEEAVQSDYVPGFGKKISSLLDRCLSEYDMEAIYFDEGVRTSKRHQLESKLLQLVNPAYQSLLGHLRTRTLEAFKESFDKAVEKEGFAVAARDSTQIFLEKFDKGSEDATIQQVNWDPSKVKDKLKRDIEAHVVSVRATKLSELCATYEGKLTKALAEPVEALLDSASEDTWPAIRKLLQRETTAAVSGLESAISTFELDEATEKELLLRLENHGRSVVESKAREEAARILIRMKDRFSTLFSRDADSMPRVWTGKEDIKAITKTARSASMKLLSTMAAIRLEEDGDNIDTTLSLALVDAARPGTTDRSIQSLDPLASSSWERVPEERTLISPVQCKSLWRQFKAETEYTVTQAIAAQEANKRNNNWLPPPWALAAMAVLGFNEFMTLLRNPFYLAVMFVVFLVGKAMWVQLDIANEFRNGFLPALLSLSTKFVPTIMNILKRLADEGAAPAAPERQRETELQPRNNSSNSNVTSAGSSSLTSSENGPEYSSPVAQ, from the exons ATGGAGGACCCCTGTCTTTCTACGCAGCTTATTGATGGAGATGGTGTTTTCAATGTTTCTGGATTGGAGAGTTTCATGAAGGAAGTTAAATTGGCCGAATGTGGGCTCTCATACGCTGTTGTATCAATAATGGGCCCACAGAGTAGTG GAAAAAGTACACTTTTGAATCATCTTTTCCGCACCAATTTTAGGGAGATGGATGCTTTCAGAGGAAG GTCACAGACAACCAAAGGTATATGGATGGCAAAGGCCCAGAATATTGAACCGTGCACCCTTGTAATGGATTTGGAAGGCACTGATGGAAGAGAGAGGGGAGAG GATGACACGGCCTTTGAGAAACAGAGTGCATTATTTGCTTTGGCTGTTTCGGATATTGTGTTGATCAATAT GTGGTGCCATGATATTGGCAGAGAACAGGCTGCGAACAAGCCTCTTTTGAAGACTGTTTTCCAG GTCATGATGAGATTATTCAGTCCTCGCAAAACAACAATGCTATTTGTTATTCGTGACAAATCAAAG ACACCTTTGGAAAATCTTGAACCGATTTTAAGAGAAGATATTCAGAAG ATATGGGATGGTGTTCCTAAACCCCATGCCCATAAAGATACTCCTCTCAGTGAATTTTTCAAT GTGCAAGTGGTGGCCCTTAACAGTTATGAGGAAAAGGAAGAGTTATTTAGAGAGCAG GTTTCCAACTTGAGAGATAGGTTTCAACAGTCTATTGCTCCTGGTGGACTTGCTGGAGATCGGCGTGGTGTTGTTCCAGCATCAGGTTTTTCATTTAGCTCACAGCAATTTTGGAAGGTCATCAAGGAGAACAAAGACCTTGACCTACCTGCTCATAAA GTTATGGTGGCTACTGTGCGTTGTGAAGAAATCGGTTATGAGAAAGTTGCCACttttacagccgatgag GAATGGCAACAATTTGAGGAGGCTGTTCAAAGTGACTATGTACCAGGTTTCGGGAAGAAAATCAGCAGCCTGCTTGATAGATGTTTATCAGA ATACGACATGGAGGCTATTTATTTTGATGAAGGTGTCAGAACATCAAAAAGACATCAACTTGAGTCTAAACTCTTGCAG CTTGTCAATCCTGCGTACCAATCTCTTCTTGGTCATTTACGGACTAGAACTTTAGAAGCATTCAAAGAGTCCTTTGATAAGGCCGTTGAAAAGGAGGGATTTGCTGTTGCTGCTCGCGATTCTACCCAGATTTTCTTGGAGAAGTTTGATAAAGGATCTGAAG ATGCTACCATTCAACAAGTGAACTGGGATCCCTCGAAAGTTAAGGATAAGCTTAAGCGTGACATTGAGGCTCATGTGGTGTCAGTTCGTGCTACAAAGCTTTCTGAACTTTGTGCCACATATGAG GGCAAACTTACCAAAGCTCTTGCAGAACCTGTTGAAGCTCTTCTAGATTCAGCCAGTGAAGACACCTGGCCAGCTATTAGAAAGCTTCTTCAGCGTGAGACAACAGCCGCCGTTTCAGGTCTTGAATCTGCTATTTCAACTTTTGAGCTTGATGAAGCTACTGAGAAAGAATTGCTCTTGAGGCTGGAGAATCATGGAAGGAGCGTTGTTGAATCAAAGGCAAGAGAAGAAGCTGCAAGGATCTTGAtccgcatgaaggacag GTTCTCGACGTTATTCAGTCGTGATGCCGACTCGATGCCAAGAGTATGGACAGGAAAGGAAGACATCAAAGCAATTACTAAAACTGCTCGTTCAGCT TCCATGAAGTTGCTTTCTACGATGGCTGCAATTCGGTTGGAAGAAGACGGTGACAACATTGATACCACTCTTTCCCTTGCTCTAGTAGATGCTGCGAGGCCAGGGACTACAGATAGAAGTATTCAATCGCTTGATCCACTTGCCTCCAGTTCATGGGAAAGG GTTCCAGAGGAGAGAACTTTAATCTCCCCTGTCCAGTGCAAGTCTCTGTGGAGGCAATTTAAAGCTGAAACTGAGTATACCGTCACTCAAGCCATAGCTGCTCAG GAAGCAAACAAGAGGAACAACAACTGGCTGCCTCCTCCATGGGCGCTCGCTGCGATGGCTGTCCTTGGTTTCAATGAGTTCATGACATTACTGAG GAACCCATTTTACCTGGCCGTCATGTTTGTAGTTTTCCTAGTCGGGAAAGCCATGTGGGTACAACTAGACATTGCCAATGAATTCCGAAATGGATTT CTTCCAGCTCTCCTTTCGCTGTCGACAAAATTTGTTCCGACAATTATGAACATTCTGAAGAGACTAGCTGATGAGGGGGCAGCGCCCGCAGCCCCAGAGAGGCAGAGAGAGACGGAGCTCCAACCAAGGAATAATAGTTCAAACAGCAACGTGACATCAGCAGGTTCCTCCAGCTTAACCTCTTCAGAGAATGGACCTGAATATTCAAG